The following coding sequences are from one Paenibacillus sp. FSL R5-0912 window:
- a CDS encoding sensor histidine kinase has product MKLSLRFKVSALVLLLVTPLFLFLSYTNIYSTNIVREKVAKSASDTLTLHLGTLDELLEQTSHYLLRTANENMLLELYSDSGPDSVNYYLSIRKLMDQWYSDVSYYTIIRSVFVYHQDREELFLSSQREYYQEKEMITSGLSSRLKTPNLQASLKWETVTIGGEPVLFKVLPDKSGRLLMGVLVSIDSLAQPLTQLESTGGSEQIGMVSNDGKLLWGQFGDEDLALIRRHLDNPAHPVDASIRLSNGNHYLLIDKPSQYSNLNVFILLDEKSILDELPIFQRIIKVIPIAIIIIMAILLALLSRLVFKPIQQLTSGMRILGKGQLEYRLKEGNSREFQIITQQFNQMAEQIGNLKIDVYEEQMKVQQAELKHLQAQINPHFFMNSLNIVFHLVELKQYSLIKKMIGHLVSHFRFIMNTNDTWIPLLSELNHIQNYIEIQMVMYPNKLSYQVQLPKELEYTLIPPLLIQPFVENAIKHGFINNTKPFKVGITVCEEARENSDSCIAIQIRDSGPGFSAHQLDMLNLGLYEKKPTDRHLGIWNVYRRMLMFYNNRARLTFHNAPDGGAVVEIRLPVQRGL; this is encoded by the coding sequence GTGAAATTATCATTGCGATTCAAAGTGAGTGCACTTGTCTTACTGCTGGTCACGCCGCTGTTCCTCTTCCTCTCTTATACCAATATCTATTCCACCAACATTGTCCGGGAGAAGGTTGCGAAGTCCGCTTCGGATACACTGACCCTTCACTTAGGTACACTCGATGAGCTGCTGGAGCAGACCAGCCATTATCTGCTGCGTACGGCCAATGAGAACATGCTGCTGGAGCTGTATTCCGACAGCGGCCCCGACAGTGTCAATTATTATCTGTCCATCCGCAAGCTTATGGACCAGTGGTATAGCGATGTCAGCTACTACACCATCATCCGCAGTGTGTTCGTCTACCATCAGGACCGGGAGGAGTTATTCCTCAGCAGCCAGAGAGAGTATTATCAGGAGAAAGAGATGATTACTTCCGGACTGTCCTCGCGCCTTAAGACTCCTAATCTTCAGGCTTCCCTGAAGTGGGAGACCGTGACCATTGGCGGAGAGCCCGTGTTATTCAAGGTACTGCCGGACAAGAGCGGACGGCTCCTGATGGGGGTTCTGGTCAGCATTGACTCCCTGGCACAGCCTTTGACCCAGCTAGAGTCTACAGGAGGCAGCGAACAGATCGGCATGGTCAGCAATGACGGCAAATTGTTATGGGGCCAATTCGGTGATGAGGATCTCGCACTCATCCGCAGACATCTCGATAATCCTGCCCATCCCGTGGATGCATCAATTCGTCTCAGCAACGGCAATCATTATCTGCTGATTGACAAGCCTTCACAATATTCCAATCTGAATGTCTTCATTCTGCTGGATGAGAAGTCCATTCTGGACGAGCTGCCGATCTTCCAGCGGATCATCAAAGTCATTCCTATCGCTATTATTATCATCATGGCCATCCTTCTGGCTCTACTCAGCCGGCTTGTGTTCAAGCCCATCCAGCAATTGACCAGCGGAATGCGCATCCTGGGGAAGGGACAACTGGAATACCGGCTCAAGGAAGGCAATAGCAGGGAGTTTCAGATTATTACCCAGCAATTCAACCAGATGGCCGAGCAGATCGGCAATCTCAAGATTGATGTGTATGAGGAGCAGATGAAGGTGCAGCAGGCGGAACTCAAGCACCTTCAGGCACAGATCAACCCCCATTTTTTCATGAACTCCTTGAATATCGTCTTTCATCTGGTAGAGCTTAAGCAATATTCGCTGATCAAAAAAATGATTGGACATCTGGTCTCCCATTTCAGATTCATTATGAATACCAATGACACCTGGATTCCACTCCTGAGCGAGTTAAATCACATTCAAAACTATATTGAGATTCAAATGGTCATGTATCCGAACAAGCTGTCCTATCAGGTTCAGCTCCCCAAGGAGCTTGAGTACACACTCATTCCCCCACTGCTGATTCAGCCCTTTGTAGAGAATGCCATCAAGCATGGTTTCATCAACAATACCAAGCCCTTTAAGGTTGGGATCACGGTTTGTGAAGAAGCCCGGGAGAACAGCGATTCCTGCATTGCCATTCAGATCAGGGATTCCGGGCCGGGCTTCTCCGCACACCAGCTTGACATGCTCAATCTTGGCTTGTATGAGAAAAAACCTACAGACCGCCATCTGGGCATATGGAATGTGTACAGACGCATGCTGATGTTCTATAACAACCGGGCAAGACTCACCTTCCACAATGCTCCTGACGGAGGGGCGGTTGTGGAGATAAGACTACCTGTTCAAAGGGGGCTGTGA
- a CDS encoding response regulator: MYRVLIVDDQYFALLGLQQGVNWSALQVEDVCLAENVDQAIACLEQQTVDLLICDIEMPGRSGLELLAWVKQYSPGTLTIMLTCHADFEYAQRAIHHGAFHYLLKPVDYGELMKVASTALAEINKQKEQQQFEALIGDYRRKWEHQLPLLVERFWQDILRQRAAPALESLQISANTYDLDLQPDDRYFIALLGLEQWKENLSARDETIMEYALRNLAEELLLSGLEGTVLQDQIGHNLAVIYVRGDLNAVRHTLKQNCQTFLDTCERLLHCSLSVYISPGVLLPEILSAYTYVTEREQGNLNRSRQVFGPDDSAYAKDKPLDALPLAAPIHLFGEWATILELGELEELERRVTLWFVNIGPDRWTSELHRQLIHGILFILHTVLAKKGLSAHASAELKTLMDKENYPKHSASLQNWAMDCLGAALRLLQTSHNVSSATVTKIRQYIRSRLSEEITRDELAAHVYLNPAYLSRLFKKETGLSMSDVIIQERLQKAKQLLEETELKITDIAEQVGYTSLGSFSNLFKRMVGVTPQHYRARNKK, from the coding sequence ATGTACAGAGTTCTAATCGTCGATGATCAATATTTCGCCTTGCTTGGACTGCAGCAGGGTGTGAACTGGAGCGCTTTGCAAGTAGAGGATGTCTGTCTTGCGGAGAATGTGGATCAGGCGATTGCCTGCCTGGAGCAGCAAACCGTAGATTTGTTGATCTGCGATATCGAAATGCCCGGGAGAAGCGGCTTGGAATTGCTGGCCTGGGTCAAACAGTACTCTCCCGGTACGCTGACGATTATGCTTACTTGTCATGCCGATTTCGAATATGCGCAGCGGGCCATCCACCATGGGGCATTTCATTATTTGCTGAAGCCCGTAGATTACGGGGAATTAATGAAGGTGGCAAGCACAGCCCTGGCTGAAATCAATAAACAGAAGGAACAGCAGCAGTTCGAAGCGCTTATCGGGGATTACCGGAGGAAATGGGAGCATCAGCTGCCGTTGCTGGTGGAGCGGTTCTGGCAGGATATTCTTAGACAGCGGGCAGCCCCCGCCCTGGAATCGTTGCAGATCTCCGCAAACACCTACGATTTAGATCTGCAGCCGGACGACCGTTACTTCATCGCGTTGTTAGGTCTGGAGCAATGGAAGGAGAACCTCAGTGCACGGGATGAGACCATCATGGAGTATGCGCTGCGCAATTTGGCAGAAGAGCTGCTGCTAAGCGGGCTGGAAGGCACTGTGCTGCAGGATCAGATAGGCCACAACCTGGCGGTTATCTACGTGAGAGGCGACTTGAATGCTGTCCGGCACACGCTTAAACAGAACTGCCAGACCTTCCTGGATACCTGCGAGCGGCTGCTGCATTGCTCCTTGTCGGTCTACATCAGTCCAGGCGTATTACTGCCTGAGATCTTGAGTGCTTACACTTACGTCACCGAACGGGAGCAGGGCAATCTAAACCGTTCGCGTCAAGTGTTCGGGCCTGATGATTCCGCGTATGCTAAGGATAAACCGCTGGATGCCTTGCCGCTGGCAGCTCCCATACATTTATTCGGGGAGTGGGCGACCATCCTGGAGCTTGGCGAGCTGGAGGAGCTGGAGCGCCGCGTCACGCTATGGTTCGTAAATATCGGGCCTGACCGCTGGACAAGCGAGCTGCACCGTCAGCTCATCCACGGCATTCTCTTCATTCTCCATACTGTTCTGGCCAAAAAAGGCTTATCTGCACACGCCTCTGCGGAGCTGAAGACGCTGATGGATAAGGAGAACTATCCGAAGCACTCCGCCTCTTTGCAGAACTGGGCGATGGATTGTCTGGGCGCCGCTTTACGATTATTGCAGACAAGCCATAATGTCTCCTCGGCCACGGTCACCAAGATCAGACAATATATCCGCTCCCGTCTAAGTGAAGAGATTACCCGGGATGAACTCGCGGCACATGTGTATCTGAACCCGGCCTATTTATCCCGGCTGTTCAAGAAAGAGACCGGCCTGTCCATGTCAGATGTGATTATTCAGGAACGCCTGCAGAAGGCCAAGCAATTGCTTGAGGAGACCGAACTCAAGATTACAGACATTGCAGAGCAGGTAGGATACACCAGCCTGGGCAGCTTCTCCAACCTGTTTAAGCGGATGGTCGGCGTAACGCCGCAGCACTACCGCGCACGGAATAAGAAGTGA
- the araA gene encoding L-arabinose isomerase, whose product MSTVSAKQFWFVVGSQHLYGEEALGEVKAHAQEMTDALNNSGVLPYPLVLQDLAVTADKITSIMKEVNYRDEVAGVITWMHTFSPAKMWIRGTKLLQKPLLHLATQYNESIPWATLDMDFMNLNQAAHGDREYGFINARLKKQNKVVVGYWERAEVQKQIAEWMDVAVAYNESFNIKVARFGDNMRNVGVTEGDKVEAQIQFGWTVDYFGIGDLVAYVNEVKEEEIDALFAEYAEQYEFDYGSYSKEAWEASVKVQASYEIALKRFLDAGNYNAFTSNFEDLHGMKQLPGLAVQRLMAQGYGFAGEGDWKTAALDRLMKVMSHNLNTGFMEDYTYEMAAGQEAILQSHMLEVDPSLASNKPKVLVSPLGIGDREDPARLVFDGKAGEGVVVSMADFGTHYKLLINEVTAFEPTVPAPNLPVARVLWQVKPNFQDGVKAWIENGGGHHTVVSLNLTTDQIVTYAKLVGLEYVIIK is encoded by the coding sequence ATGTCAACAGTAAGTGCTAAGCAATTCTGGTTTGTTGTAGGATCACAGCATCTGTACGGAGAAGAAGCCCTCGGTGAAGTTAAAGCTCATGCACAGGAAATGACGGATGCCCTCAATAACAGCGGTGTGCTTCCTTATCCGTTGGTACTGCAGGATCTGGCGGTCACCGCAGACAAAATCACTTCGATCATGAAAGAAGTCAACTACCGTGACGAGGTTGCCGGTGTGATCACCTGGATGCATACCTTCTCCCCGGCCAAAATGTGGATCCGCGGCACGAAGCTGCTGCAGAAGCCGCTTCTGCACCTGGCTACGCAGTACAATGAGAGCATTCCTTGGGCAACACTTGATATGGACTTCATGAACCTGAACCAGGCTGCCCATGGCGACCGTGAATACGGGTTCATTAATGCCCGCCTGAAGAAACAGAACAAAGTGGTAGTAGGGTACTGGGAACGCGCCGAAGTCCAGAAGCAAATTGCGGAATGGATGGACGTTGCCGTTGCGTATAACGAAAGCTTCAATATCAAAGTGGCCCGCTTCGGCGACAACATGCGTAACGTGGGCGTTACCGAAGGCGACAAGGTAGAAGCCCAGATTCAGTTCGGCTGGACCGTGGATTACTTCGGGATCGGCGACCTGGTTGCTTATGTAAACGAAGTGAAGGAAGAAGAAATTGATGCGCTGTTCGCTGAATATGCAGAGCAGTATGAATTTGATTACGGTTCGTACAGCAAAGAAGCATGGGAAGCCAGCGTGAAGGTACAGGCCAGCTATGAAATTGCCCTCAAACGCTTCCTGGATGCCGGCAACTACAATGCGTTCACTTCGAACTTCGAAGACCTGCACGGCATGAAGCAGCTTCCGGGTCTTGCCGTTCAGCGTCTGATGGCACAAGGCTACGGCTTCGCCGGCGAAGGGGACTGGAAGACAGCAGCTCTGGACCGCCTGATGAAGGTGATGAGCCACAACCTGAACACCGGATTCATGGAAGATTACACCTACGAAATGGCTGCCGGCCAGGAAGCGATTCTGCAGTCCCACATGCTTGAGGTTGACCCAAGCCTGGCCAGCAACAAGCCGAAGGTGCTTGTGTCTCCGCTGGGTATCGGCGACCGCGAAGATCCGGCCCGTCTCGTATTCGACGGCAAGGCCGGCGAAGGCGTTGTGGTATCGATGGCTGACTTCGGCACGCATTACAAGCTGCTGATCAATGAAGTTACTGCCTTCGAACCGACGGTTCCGGCCCCGAATCTTCCAGTGGCCCGCGTGCTCTGGCAGGTAAAGCCTAACTTCCAGGATGGGGTTAAGGCTTGGATCGAGAATGGCGGTGGTCACCATACCGTGGTATCGCTGAACCTGACGACAGATCAGATCGTTACCTATGCCAAGCTGGTGGGCCTGGAATACGTGATTATTAAGTAA
- a CDS encoding L-ribulose-5-phosphate 4-epimerase: MLEQLKEEVFEANLDLPKHGLVKYTWGNVSAVDREKGVFVIKPSGVSYDKMKPSDMVVVDFDGNVVEGEMRPSSDTPTHAVLYKHYAEIGGIVHTHSTWATIWAQAGLDVAVMGTTHADTFYGAVPCARFLTQEEVDRGYEAETGRVIIETFEQRGLDIMAVPGVLLKGHGPFTWGKNAHDAVMNSVVLEEVSKMNHFARELNHFAEELPQRILDKHYLRKHGKGAYYGQK, from the coding sequence ATGTTAGAGCAACTGAAAGAAGAGGTATTCGAGGCCAATCTGGACCTGCCTAAGCATGGACTCGTCAAATACACCTGGGGCAATGTGAGCGCAGTTGACCGTGAGAAAGGCGTATTCGTCATCAAACCAAGCGGAGTCAGCTATGACAAAATGAAGCCTAGCGATATGGTCGTAGTGGATTTCGACGGTAACGTGGTTGAAGGGGAGATGAGACCTTCCTCGGATACACCGACACATGCCGTACTCTACAAGCATTATGCAGAAATCGGCGGCATCGTGCACACGCATTCGACCTGGGCGACCATCTGGGCGCAGGCCGGGCTGGATGTTGCTGTAATGGGAACGACACATGCCGACACCTTCTATGGCGCGGTACCCTGCGCCCGCTTCCTGACGCAGGAGGAGGTTGACCGCGGCTATGAAGCGGAGACCGGACGCGTGATCATTGAGACTTTTGAACAGCGGGGCCTTGATATTATGGCAGTTCCCGGCGTCTTGCTGAAAGGCCATGGCCCGTTCACCTGGGGGAAGAATGCCCATGATGCAGTGATGAACAGCGTGGTGCTGGAGGAAGTGTCCAAGATGAACCATTTTGCCCGCGAGCTGAACCATTTCGCTGAAGAACTGCCGCAGCGGATTCTGGATAAACACTATCTGCGCAAGCATGGCAAAGGCGCTTATTACGGTCAGAAATAA
- a CDS encoding xylulokinase: MDQNIGQAVLKGETSLGIEFGSTRIKAVLIDQRFETIASGSFEWENLLEGGYWTYHLTDIIKGLQEAYHELKQEVQQKYGVTLTTVGSIGFSAMMHGYMAFDSEGGLLVPFRTWRNATTGAAAKELTDVFQFNIPERWTIAHLYQAILNGEEHVPQAEFVTTLGGYIHWLLTGSKAIGIGDASGVFPIDEAMQDYNAAMVAQFDELIADKGYPWKLKDILPKVYTAGEQAGLLTEAGALILDASGDLQPGIPLCPPEGDAGTGMVATNSVRKRTGNISVGTSVFAMIVLEKDLTAVYPEIDMVTTPDGSPVGMVHANNCSSDLNAWIGLFREFSEAMGFKSDPGQLFSVLFNKALEADADGGGLLSYGYFSGENITGIEKGRPLFVRSPESRFNLANFMRTHLFSAFGALKIGMDILTKQEQVSIDSILAHGGLFKTPVVGQKIVAAAMNVPVSVMATAGEGGAWGMAILASYMQNKEQQERLDDFLDHKVFKDVEGQVIHPDAADVAGFELFMERYTEGLAIEQAAVDHLVENGRG, from the coding sequence ATGGATCAGAACATCGGGCAAGCGGTACTTAAGGGAGAAACTTCACTGGGTATCGAATTTGGATCCACACGTATCAAGGCAGTACTGATTGATCAGCGTTTTGAGACCATCGCATCCGGAAGCTTTGAGTGGGAGAATCTGCTTGAGGGCGGGTACTGGACGTATCATTTGACAGACATTATTAAGGGCCTGCAGGAGGCTTACCATGAACTGAAGCAGGAGGTCCAGCAGAAATACGGTGTTACGCTTACGACCGTCGGTTCTATCGGGTTCTCGGCAATGATGCACGGATATATGGCTTTTGACAGCGAAGGCGGGCTGCTGGTTCCGTTCCGGACCTGGCGTAATGCAACAACCGGTGCTGCGGCCAAAGAATTAACGGATGTCTTCCAGTTCAACATCCCTGAACGCTGGACCATAGCGCACCTGTATCAGGCGATACTGAACGGGGAAGAGCATGTGCCTCAGGCGGAGTTCGTAACAACGCTGGGCGGGTATATTCACTGGCTGCTGACCGGCAGCAAGGCGATCGGGATCGGCGATGCTTCGGGGGTGTTCCCGATAGATGAGGCCATGCAGGATTACAATGCAGCGATGGTTGCACAGTTCGATGAACTCATTGCAGACAAGGGCTATCCTTGGAAGCTGAAAGATATTCTCCCTAAAGTGTATACTGCGGGTGAGCAGGCAGGGCTATTAACTGAAGCGGGTGCGTTAATTCTGGATGCGTCCGGGGATCTGCAGCCGGGTATTCCGCTGTGTCCTCCGGAAGGTGACGCCGGAACAGGAATGGTCGCTACGAACAGTGTCCGCAAACGGACCGGCAACATCTCCGTAGGCACTTCCGTGTTTGCAATGATCGTGCTGGAGAAGGATCTTACAGCCGTATATCCGGAGATTGATATGGTAACGACACCAGACGGCAGTCCGGTCGGCATGGTTCATGCCAACAACTGTTCCAGTGATCTCAACGCCTGGATCGGCTTGTTCCGTGAATTCTCGGAAGCGATGGGCTTTAAGTCTGACCCCGGCCAGCTGTTCAGTGTCCTGTTCAATAAAGCACTGGAGGCGGATGCCGATGGCGGTGGTCTGCTGAGCTACGGGTATTTCTCCGGGGAGAATATTACCGGGATTGAGAAAGGCCGGCCGTTGTTTGTACGCTCACCTGAGAGCCGGTTCAATCTGGCCAACTTCATGCGGACGCATTTATTCTCCGCTTTTGGTGCGCTGAAGATCGGAATGGATATTCTGACCAAGCAGGAGCAAGTGTCGATCGACAGCATTCTGGCCCACGGCGGGTTATTCAAAACCCCTGTTGTCGGCCAGAAAATCGTAGCCGCTGCAATGAACGTCCCTGTCTCTGTCATGGCAACAGCCGGAGAAGGCGGCGCATGGGGGATGGCGATTCTGGCCTCCTACATGCAGAACAAAGAGCAGCAGGAGCGTCTTGATGACTTCCTTGACCACAAGGTATTTAAGGATGTGGAAGGACAAGTCATCCATCCGGATGCAGCTGATGTTGCTGGCTTCGAATTGTTCATGGAACGTTACACCGAAGGTCTGGCGATAGAGCAGGCTGCTGTAGATCATCTGGTAGAGAACGGGAGGGGTTAA
- a CDS encoding GntR family transcriptional regulator: MRTKYQIIFDDIKSNILSGTYSVGEQIPTELAFQDTYGVSRQTVRKAILELSNEGFLRSEKGSGTYVSNQFRSKSGGNPNNKTIGVITTYLSDYIFPSIIRGIESRLNEDNYSLLLASTNNDVAQEKKALEMMLSFGVEGLIIEPTKSNLYNPNIAYYLSFKEQDVPFIMINAYYEELEVPFFCLDDVQSSYLATKELISKGHTQIGIIAKMDDLQGKYRMKGYIKALGEAKLRFHPEQVLSFDTESKQALSENLKQFLTDNREVLTAIVCYNDEVGLEVVNVCRQLEISIPEDLSIIGQDNSYIAKNAGIKLTTLTHPQEQMGRDAAEWVIKKLQGKKDLRNSTYYQPVLIEGETVRALD; encoded by the coding sequence GTGAGAACCAAATACCAGATTATTTTTGATGATATAAAAAGCAATATACTGTCAGGAACCTATAGTGTGGGCGAGCAGATTCCAACAGAATTAGCCTTTCAGGACACCTATGGTGTGAGCCGGCAAACCGTCCGGAAGGCAATCCTGGAGCTATCCAACGAGGGCTTTCTAAGAAGCGAGAAGGGATCAGGCACCTATGTAAGCAACCAGTTCCGGTCCAAATCAGGGGGCAACCCCAATAATAAAACCATCGGTGTCATCACGACCTACCTCTCAGATTACATCTTCCCTTCCATCATCCGCGGGATTGAGAGCAGACTGAATGAGGATAATTATTCGCTGCTGCTCGCCAGTACCAATAATGATGTCGCCCAGGAGAAGAAGGCGCTGGAGATGATGCTGTCCTTCGGCGTTGAAGGTCTGATTATTGAGCCTACCAAAAGCAATCTGTACAACCCCAATATTGCCTACTATCTGTCGTTCAAAGAACAGGATGTCCCGTTTATCATGATTAATGCTTATTATGAAGAACTGGAGGTGCCTTTCTTCTGCCTTGATGATGTGCAGTCCAGTTACCTGGCGACCAAAGAGCTGATCTCCAAGGGTCATACCCAGATCGGTATTATTGCCAAAATGGATGACCTGCAAGGCAAATACCGCATGAAGGGTTATATCAAAGCGCTAGGAGAAGCCAAATTACGCTTTCACCCCGAGCAGGTGCTGTCCTTCGATACCGAGTCCAAGCAAGCCCTGTCAGAGAACCTGAAGCAGTTCCTGACCGATAACAGAGAGGTATTAACAGCTATTGTCTGCTATAACGATGAGGTTGGCCTGGAAGTCGTAAATGTGTGCAGACAGCTGGAGATTTCGATTCCGGAGGATCTATCAATTATTGGCCAGGATAATTCTTATATCGCCAAAAATGCGGGCATCAAGCTCACGACCTTAACCCATCCGCAGGAGCAGATGGGCCGTGATGCCGCTGAGTGGGTTATTAAAAAGCTGCAGGGGAAGAAGGATTTGCGGAACAGCACCTATTATCAGCCTGTGCTGATTGAGGGGGAGACGGTAAGGGCGCTGGATTAG
- a CDS encoding lantibiotic protection ABC transporter ATP-binding protein, protein MRDMILETENLCKSFKHQTVVSNVSLAVPRNSIYGLLGPNGAGKSTTLKMFAGMLRPDSGSIRIQGHDWTRKDLRRIGVLIEAPPLYENLTARENLKVRTLALGLPQSRIEEVLTTVDLARTGKKRAGQFSMGMKQRLGIAIALLNQPELLILDEPTNGLDPIGIQELRELIRSFPGQGITVILSSHMLSEVEQVADQIGIIAGGVLGYQGAIPHGQELEALFMQVAAAGRREVAPHA, encoded by the coding sequence ATGCGGGACATGATTCTGGAAACCGAGAATCTATGCAAAAGCTTCAAGCACCAAACCGTTGTGAGCAATGTATCACTTGCTGTACCGCGCAACTCGATCTATGGACTGCTTGGTCCGAATGGCGCCGGCAAATCCACAACACTCAAAATGTTCGCAGGCATGCTGCGCCCCGATTCCGGCAGTATCCGCATTCAAGGGCATGATTGGACCCGCAAGGACTTACGCAGAATTGGCGTACTGATTGAGGCGCCGCCGCTATATGAGAACCTGACCGCCCGGGAGAATCTCAAGGTGCGCACACTCGCCCTAGGATTACCGCAGTCCCGGATCGAAGAGGTGCTCACCACCGTGGATTTGGCCCGGACGGGGAAGAAACGTGCCGGACAATTCTCCATGGGGATGAAGCAGCGGCTCGGCATCGCGATTGCACTTCTGAATCAGCCGGAGCTGCTCATTCTGGACGAACCGACCAACGGGCTAGACCCTATCGGGATTCAGGAGCTGCGGGAGCTGATCCGTTCCTTCCCCGGGCAGGGAATCACTGTCATCCTCTCAAGTCATATGCTCTCCGAGGTCGAACAGGTAGCCGATCAGATCGGGATTATCGCCGGCGGAGTGCTGGGATATCAGGGTGCCATTCCCCACGGCCAAGAGCTGGAAGCCTTGTTCATGCAGGTGGCAGCAGCAGGCCGGAGGGAGGTTGCGCCGCATGCTTAG
- a CDS encoding lantibiotic immunity ABC transporter MutE/EpiE family permease subunit, which translates to MLSHIRAERLKWRRTFIPSLVWIAPVFTMLLCAILMGGRYFQTGAYNWWYTMLLPGALTLTCSLALHKDAKMKYRGLLALPVDPKILWAGKIIACAQWLSAAVLLFLIGITAGGMLFGQTLPLLSSLAGSALIFITFLWQIPLCLFLAARLGLFAAVLLNMFGTVVGVVTFDAGGLWDYIPYTITFRLMCPVLSILPNGLPVPADSPLRSTDMILADVLVSLVWFGLLFLLTALWFHKQEAK; encoded by the coding sequence ATGCTTAGTCATATTAGGGCTGAACGTTTAAAATGGCGGCGCACCTTCATCCCCAGTCTGGTCTGGATCGCCCCTGTATTCACGATGCTGCTGTGTGCCATTCTAATGGGCGGACGCTATTTTCAGACCGGGGCTTATAACTGGTGGTACACCATGCTCTTGCCGGGGGCGTTGACACTCACTTGTTCACTGGCTCTGCATAAGGATGCCAAGATGAAATACCGCGGACTGCTGGCACTTCCCGTGGATCCGAAGATCCTCTGGGCCGGGAAAATCATCGCCTGTGCGCAGTGGCTGTCCGCGGCTGTCCTCCTGTTCCTGATTGGCATTACAGCAGGGGGAATGCTGTTTGGCCAGACCCTTCCATTGCTAAGCAGCCTGGCCGGCAGCGCGCTGATCTTCATTACGTTTCTGTGGCAGATTCCACTGTGTCTGTTCCTGGCCGCACGGCTTGGATTATTCGCCGCTGTTCTGCTTAATATGTTCGGCACTGTCGTGGGTGTGGTTACCTTCGATGCCGGAGGACTGTGGGATTACATCCCGTATACGATTACTTTCAGACTCATGTGCCCGGTGCTGTCCATCCTGCCGAACGGCCTCCCGGTACCGGCGGACAGTCCGCTGAGAAGCACAGACATGATTCTGGCGGATGTACTGGTCTCCCTGGTCTGGTTCGGATTACTGTTCCTGCTTACTGCACTATGGTTCCATAAGCAGGAGGCGAAGTAA
- a CDS encoding lantibiotic immunity ABC transporter MutG family permease subunit, translating into MATLLGLLRADLLKTRHTPFLLIHLLAPLTGAAVFLAYYSYSPWSASDKALAFMQSLGCALPALIGLVCSMAAEQEANAGQYQAMLAVPAARITTYISKLLLLLCFGLGAVLFAYSLFGLGFSRILQQDRLGLPFYLTGAVILFGSNIFLYLLHLTASLQFGRGASIGTGLAGSLVSALMLTGLGDSIWPYIPFAWGVRFISLWTIHASGISLSPAVSGLNTGIAVCISGTITASLVCLLWFRRWEGRSTEN; encoded by the coding sequence ATGGCCACACTACTGGGATTGCTGCGGGCGGATCTGCTCAAAACCCGGCACACACCGTTTCTGCTGATTCATCTGCTGGCCCCCTTAACCGGAGCTGCCGTGTTCCTGGCCTACTATTCTTACTCCCCATGGAGCGCCTCAGATAAGGCATTGGCGTTCATGCAGTCTCTGGGCTGTGCCCTTCCTGCCTTGATCGGGCTCGTCTGCTCCATGGCGGCGGAACAGGAAGCGAATGCAGGACAGTATCAAGCAATGCTTGCTGTACCTGCAGCCAGAATCACAACCTATATAAGTAAGCTGCTGCTCCTGTTGTGTTTTGGCCTCGGAGCCGTCCTGTTCGCTTACAGCCTTTTTGGCCTGGGCTTTAGCAGAATTCTGCAGCAGGACAGACTGGGATTACCCTTTTACCTCACCGGGGCGGTTATTCTGTTCGGGAGCAATATATTTCTATACCTGCTTCACCTGACAGCCAGCCTGCAATTTGGCCGGGGGGCTTCTATTGGAACAGGGCTTGCGGGAAGTCTGGTGTCCGCCTTAATGCTCACCGGACTGGGCGATTCGATCTGGCCCTATATCCCCTTCGCCTGGGGTGTCCGCTTCATCTCTTTATGGACAATCCACGCTTCCGGTATTTCGTTATCCCCTGCCGTATCCGGCCTGAATACCGGAATTGCCGTCTGCATATCAGGAACAATCACCGCTTCCCTGGTATGCCTCTTATGGTTCAGGCGCTGGGAAGGACGATCAACGGAGAATTAG